CACCCCTTAGTGTTTACATTGTTTACAGCCCTTCCTCAAGAGCGACCAAATCATCCCATGTTTCGCGGCGACGTGCTATCCGCCACTGCCCCCCTTCGGCAACGATCTCTGGTGGGCGGGGACGGGCGTTGTAGGTTGACCCCATCACCGCTCCATACGCTCCGGCGTGCAGCACAGCTAAAATATCCCCTTCCTTCAGAGGATGGAGGGCTACCCGCGCCCGCAGCACATCGGCGCTCTCGCACACCGGACCAACAATTTGGGTGGGGATCAACGTAGAATCAGCCATACCCTGACGTTCATAAAGGGGTAAGACGCCGTGTGTTGCTCCGTAGAGCGCCGGACGAATCAACTCCGTCATGCCGCCGTCGGTGACGGCAAGGCACGCCACATCGCCTCCGCCGGGCTTTAGGTATTGCACCGTGATCAGCAGGACACCCACATCAGCAGCGATGTACCGCCCGGGCTCAAGGATCAGATGGATGGTTCGCCCACGCAGCAGGGGGCGAACCGCCTCGGCAAAGGTCTCGATTGAGGGGACGCTCTCGCCCATATAGGCAACGGGAAAGCCCCCCCCTAAATCAAGCGTGTGAAGAAAGGGGTGTGCCTCAAAAAGAGGTAAGACTGCCTGAAGTGCTTCCGCTGTTCGTGTCGCATTGCCCACCTGACTGCCAATATGGATGTGCAGTCCAGCAATATCAAGGTGCGTCCGCAGGGATTCATCCGCCAAGATCGCCTTTGCCTCGTCAAGGGCGATCCCAAACTTGGAGGCGGCGTGACCGGTATCAATGTAACTGTGGGTATCGGCGTGAACATCG
This genomic interval from Anaerolineales bacterium contains the following:
- the lysA gene encoding diaminopimelate decarboxylase, whose product is MIAYHEGVLHAGGVSLAAIASAVGTPCYIYDLDRVGENVRRLQAAFPEAEIHYSLKANANLALIRALVGMGCGLDAVSAGEIFRARRGGARPDQIVFAGVGKTRAELEYAVGMGIGWINVESSGEFRRLAAVAQAAGKHPRVALRLNPDVHADTHSYIDTGHAASKFGIALDEAKAILADESLRTHLDIAGLHIHIGSQVGNATRTAEALQAVLPLFEAHPFLHTLDLGGGFPVAYMGESVPSIETFAEAVRPLLRGRTIHLILEPGRYIAADVGVLLITVQYLKPGGGDVACLAVTDGGMTELIRPALYGATHGVLPLYERQGMADSTLIPTQIVGPVCESADVLRARVALHPLKEGDILAVLHAGAYGAVMGSTYNARPRPPEIVAEGGQWRIARRRETWDDLVALEEGL